A region from the Brassica napus cultivar Da-Ae chromosome C8, Da-Ae, whole genome shotgun sequence genome encodes:
- the LOC106423765 gene encoding nucleolin 1-like isoform X4: MGKKSATKVEAAPVAIKATKPLKKGKREAEDDVDAKVNLKKQKKDVIAAVKKEKAVKKVPKKVESSSDSSDSSDSEEEVKAKKVPAKKAPAKADSSSEESSDDSSSDDEEVAVTKKPAAAAKNGSVKAKAESSSEEEDSSDEESSDEEPATKKPVAAKKPAAKAKDSSSSDDDDSSEDESEDEKPAAKKAAPATKAASSSESSDEESEDEKPAPKKATTKAAKKDSSSDESESDESESEDEEETPKKKNADVEMVDAEEKQPKTPATPATGGPKTLFAGNLSFQIERSDVENFFKEAGEVVDVRFATNKDDGSFRGFGHVEFATSEDAQKALELHGRALLGRDIRLDLAAERGDRPAYNTPQSGGGNFRSGGGEGQKIFVKGFDSSLPEEDIRQALTQHFASCGEITRVSLPMDRETGASRGIAYIDFKEGAEKAYDLNGTELGGWNIVVDEAKPRDSSGGGGGGGRFSGGGGGRFCSGRGRDSGRGRNGGGRFGRGRDNGGGRGFSRPSFTSSVNKKTTFDD; the protein is encoded by the exons ATGGGTAAAAAATCCGCCACCAAA GTTGAAGCAGCACCTGTTGCGATTAAGGCGACCAAACCTCTGAAGAAAG GTAAGAGAGAGGCTGAGGATGACGTGGATGCCAAAGTGAACCTTAAGAAGCAGAAGAAGGATGTGATTGCTGCCGTCAAGAAGGAGAAAGCCGTGAAGAAGGTGCCTAAGAAGGTTGAGAGCTCCTCAGACTCTTCAGATTCTTCTGATTCCGAGGAAGAGGTTAAG GCTAAGAAAGTTCCTGCTAAGAAGGCTCCAGCTAAGGCTGATTCAAGCAGTGAGGAGTCCTCTGACGactcttcttcagatgat GAAGAAGTTGCTGTTACCAAGAAACCTGCTGCAGCTGCTAAAAACGGCTCTGTGAAGGCCAAGGCAGAGAGCTCCTCTGAAGAGGAAGACTCTTCCGATGAGGAATCTTCTGATGAA GAACCTGCTACAAAGAAACCTGTTGCTGCTAAGAAGCCAGCTGCTAAAGCTAAAGATTCTTCATCTTCTGACGATGATGATTCATCGGAAGATGAGTCTGAGGATGAGAAACCAGCTGCTAAAAAGGCAGCTCCTGCTACCAAGGCTGCAAGCAGTTCAGAATCATCTGATGAG GAAAGTGAAGATGAAAAGCCTGCACCTAAAAAGGCTACCACCAAGGCAGCTAAAAAGGATAGCAGTAgtgatgaatctgaatctgacGAATCAGAGAGTGAAGATGAGGAAGAAACCCCAAAGAAAAAG AACGCTGATGTAGAAATGGTGGATGCTGAGGAGAAACAG CCTAAGACACCAGCAACTCCTGCTACAGGAGGACCCAAGACGCTCTTTGCTGGTAATCTCTCATTCCAGATCGAAAGATCAGACGT TGAAAATTTCTTTAAAGAAGCTGGCGAAGTTGTTGATGTTAGATTTGCTACCAACAAGGATGATGGCAGTTTCAGAGGATTTGGCCATGTTGAGTTTGCTACTTCTGAAGATGCACAGAAG GCATTGGAACTTCACGGTAGAGCCTTACTTGGTCGTGACATTCGTCTTGATTTGGCTGCGGAGAGGGGAGACAGACCCGCATACAACACTCCACAAAGCGGTGGTGGTAACTTCAGAAGCGGTGGTGGTGAAGGTCAAAAAATATTCGTCAAGGGATTCGACTCGTCCCTTCCTGAGGAAGATATCAGGCAGGCATTGACTCAACACTTTGCTTCATGTGGAGAGATCACAAGGGTCTCTCTTCCCATGGACCGTGAAACTGGTGCTTCCAGAGG AATTGCTTACATTGACTTTAAGGAAGGCGCAGAGAAGGCGTATGACCTTAATGGTACTGAGTTGGGAGGATGGAATATTGTTGTCGATGAGGCTAAACCGAGGGACagcagtggtggtggtggcggcggtGGTCGTTTTAGTGGTGGCGGAGGTGGTCGTTTTTGTAGTGGTAGAGGAAGAGACAGTGGGCGTGGTAGAAATGGCGGTGGTCGTTTTGGTAGAGGAAGAGACAATGGTGGTGGCCGTGGATTCAGCAGACCTAGTTTCACTTCCTCAG TCAACAAGAAGACTACCTTTGACGATTAA
- the LOC106423765 gene encoding nucleolin 1-like isoform X3, whose amino-acid sequence MGKKSATKVEAAPVAIKATKPLKKGKREAEDDVDAKVNLKKQKKDVIAAVKKEKAVKKVPKKVESSSDSSDSSDSEEEVKAKKVPAKKVESSSDSSDSSDSEEEVKAKKVPAKKAPAKADSSSEESSDDSSSDDEEVAVTKKPAAAAKNGSVKAKAESSSEEEDSSDEESSDEEPATKKPVAAKKPAAKAKDSSSSDDDDSSEDESEDEKPAAKKAAPATKAASSSESSDEESEDEKPAPKKATTKAAKKDSSSDESESDESESEDEEETPKKKNADVEMVDAEEKQPKTPATPATGGPKTLFAGNLSFQIERSDVENFFKEAGEVVDVRFATNKDDGSFRGFGHVEFATSEDAQKALELHGRALLGRDIRLDLAAERGDRPAYNTPQSGGGNFRSGGGEGQKIFVKGFDSSLPEEDIRQALTQHFASCGEITRVSLPMDRETGASRGIAYIDFKEGAEKAYDLNGTELGGWNIVVDEAKPRDSSGGGGGGGRFSGGGGGRFCSGRGRDSGRGRNGGGRFGRGRDNGGGRGFSRPSFTSSVNKKTTFDD is encoded by the exons ATGGGTAAAAAATCCGCCACCAAA GTTGAAGCAGCACCTGTTGCGATTAAGGCGACCAAACCTCTGAAGAAAG GTAAGAGAGAGGCTGAGGATGACGTGGATGCCAAAGTGAACCTTAAGAAGCAGAAGAAGGATGTGATTGCTGCCGTCAAGAAGGAGAAAGCCGTGAAGAAGGTGCCTAAGAAGGTTGAGAGCTCCTCAGACTCTTCAGATTCTTCTGATTCCGAGGAAGAGGTTAAG GCTAAGAAGGTTCCTGCTAAAAAGGTTGAGAGCTCCTCAGACTCATCAGATTCTTCTGATTCCGAGGAAGAGGTTAAG GCTAAGAAAGTTCCTGCTAAGAAGGCTCCAGCTAAGGCTGATTCAAGCAGTGAGGAGTCCTCTGACGactcttcttcagatgat GAAGAAGTTGCTGTTACCAAGAAACCTGCTGCAGCTGCTAAAAACGGCTCTGTGAAGGCCAAGGCAGAGAGCTCCTCTGAAGAGGAAGACTCTTCCGATGAGGAATCTTCTGATGAA GAACCTGCTACAAAGAAACCTGTTGCTGCTAAGAAGCCAGCTGCTAAAGCTAAAGATTCTTCATCTTCTGACGATGATGATTCATCGGAAGATGAGTCTGAGGATGAGAAACCAGCTGCTAAAAAGGCAGCTCCTGCTACCAAGGCTGCAAGCAGTTCAGAATCATCTGATGAG GAAAGTGAAGATGAAAAGCCTGCACCTAAAAAGGCTACCACCAAGGCAGCTAAAAAGGATAGCAGTAgtgatgaatctgaatctgacGAATCAGAGAGTGAAGATGAGGAAGAAACCCCAAAGAAAAAG AACGCTGATGTAGAAATGGTGGATGCTGAGGAGAAACAG CCTAAGACACCAGCAACTCCTGCTACAGGAGGACCCAAGACGCTCTTTGCTGGTAATCTCTCATTCCAGATCGAAAGATCAGACGT TGAAAATTTCTTTAAAGAAGCTGGCGAAGTTGTTGATGTTAGATTTGCTACCAACAAGGATGATGGCAGTTTCAGAGGATTTGGCCATGTTGAGTTTGCTACTTCTGAAGATGCACAGAAG GCATTGGAACTTCACGGTAGAGCCTTACTTGGTCGTGACATTCGTCTTGATTTGGCTGCGGAGAGGGGAGACAGACCCGCATACAACACTCCACAAAGCGGTGGTGGTAACTTCAGAAGCGGTGGTGGTGAAGGTCAAAAAATATTCGTCAAGGGATTCGACTCGTCCCTTCCTGAGGAAGATATCAGGCAGGCATTGACTCAACACTTTGCTTCATGTGGAGAGATCACAAGGGTCTCTCTTCCCATGGACCGTGAAACTGGTGCTTCCAGAGG AATTGCTTACATTGACTTTAAGGAAGGCGCAGAGAAGGCGTATGACCTTAATGGTACTGAGTTGGGAGGATGGAATATTGTTGTCGATGAGGCTAAACCGAGGGACagcagtggtggtggtggcggcggtGGTCGTTTTAGTGGTGGCGGAGGTGGTCGTTTTTGTAGTGGTAGAGGAAGAGACAGTGGGCGTGGTAGAAATGGCGGTGGTCGTTTTGGTAGAGGAAGAGACAATGGTGGTGGCCGTGGATTCAGCAGACCTAGTTTCACTTCCTCAG TCAACAAGAAGACTACCTTTGACGATTAA
- the LOC106423765 gene encoding nucleolin 1-like isoform X1 → MGKKSATKVEAAPVAIKATKPLKKGKREAEDDVDAKVNLKKQKKDVIAAVKKEKAVKKVPKKVESSSDSSDSSDSEEEVKAKKVPAKKVESSSDSSDSSDSEEEVKAKKVPAKKAPAKADSSSEESSDDSSSDDEPVVAKKATNGKVAKKTKDDSSSEEESSDDEEVAVTKKPAAAAKNGSVKAKAESSSEEEDSSDEESSDEEPATKKPVAAKKPAAKAKDSSSSDDDDSSEDESEDEKPAAKKAAPATKAASSSESSDEESEDEKPAPKKATTKAAKKDSSSDESESDESESEDEEETPKKKNADVEMVDAEEKQPKTPATPATGGPKTLFAGNLSFQIERSDVENFFKEAGEVVDVRFATNKDDGSFRGFGHVEFATSEDAQKALELHGRALLGRDIRLDLAAERGDRPAYNTPQSGGGNFRSGGGEGQKIFVKGFDSSLPEEDIRQALTQHFASCGEITRVSLPMDRETGASRGIAYIDFKEGAEKAYDLNGTELGGWNIVVDEAKPRDSSGGGGGGGRFSGGGGGRFCSGRGRDSGRGRNGGGRFGRGRDNGGGRGFSRPSFTSSVNKKTTFDD, encoded by the exons ATGGGTAAAAAATCCGCCACCAAA GTTGAAGCAGCACCTGTTGCGATTAAGGCGACCAAACCTCTGAAGAAAG GTAAGAGAGAGGCTGAGGATGACGTGGATGCCAAAGTGAACCTTAAGAAGCAGAAGAAGGATGTGATTGCTGCCGTCAAGAAGGAGAAAGCCGTGAAGAAGGTGCCTAAGAAGGTTGAGAGCTCCTCAGACTCTTCAGATTCTTCTGATTCCGAGGAAGAGGTTAAG GCTAAGAAGGTTCCTGCTAAAAAGGTTGAGAGCTCCTCAGACTCATCAGATTCTTCTGATTCCGAGGAAGAGGTTAAG GCTAAGAAAGTTCCTGCTAAGAAGGCTCCAGCTAAGGCTGATTCAAGCAGTGAGGAGTCCTCTGACGactcttcttcagatgat GAACCTGTGGTAGCCAAGAAGGCCACTAACGGAAAGGttgcaaagaaaacaaaagatgaCTCATCTTCTGAGGAGGAATCTTCAGATGAT GAAGAAGTTGCTGTTACCAAGAAACCTGCTGCAGCTGCTAAAAACGGCTCTGTGAAGGCCAAGGCAGAGAGCTCCTCTGAAGAGGAAGACTCTTCCGATGAGGAATCTTCTGATGAA GAACCTGCTACAAAGAAACCTGTTGCTGCTAAGAAGCCAGCTGCTAAAGCTAAAGATTCTTCATCTTCTGACGATGATGATTCATCGGAAGATGAGTCTGAGGATGAGAAACCAGCTGCTAAAAAGGCAGCTCCTGCTACCAAGGCTGCAAGCAGTTCAGAATCATCTGATGAG GAAAGTGAAGATGAAAAGCCTGCACCTAAAAAGGCTACCACCAAGGCAGCTAAAAAGGATAGCAGTAgtgatgaatctgaatctgacGAATCAGAGAGTGAAGATGAGGAAGAAACCCCAAAGAAAAAG AACGCTGATGTAGAAATGGTGGATGCTGAGGAGAAACAG CCTAAGACACCAGCAACTCCTGCTACAGGAGGACCCAAGACGCTCTTTGCTGGTAATCTCTCATTCCAGATCGAAAGATCAGACGT TGAAAATTTCTTTAAAGAAGCTGGCGAAGTTGTTGATGTTAGATTTGCTACCAACAAGGATGATGGCAGTTTCAGAGGATTTGGCCATGTTGAGTTTGCTACTTCTGAAGATGCACAGAAG GCATTGGAACTTCACGGTAGAGCCTTACTTGGTCGTGACATTCGTCTTGATTTGGCTGCGGAGAGGGGAGACAGACCCGCATACAACACTCCACAAAGCGGTGGTGGTAACTTCAGAAGCGGTGGTGGTGAAGGTCAAAAAATATTCGTCAAGGGATTCGACTCGTCCCTTCCTGAGGAAGATATCAGGCAGGCATTGACTCAACACTTTGCTTCATGTGGAGAGATCACAAGGGTCTCTCTTCCCATGGACCGTGAAACTGGTGCTTCCAGAGG AATTGCTTACATTGACTTTAAGGAAGGCGCAGAGAAGGCGTATGACCTTAATGGTACTGAGTTGGGAGGATGGAATATTGTTGTCGATGAGGCTAAACCGAGGGACagcagtggtggtggtggcggcggtGGTCGTTTTAGTGGTGGCGGAGGTGGTCGTTTTTGTAGTGGTAGAGGAAGAGACAGTGGGCGTGGTAGAAATGGCGGTGGTCGTTTTGGTAGAGGAAGAGACAATGGTGGTGGCCGTGGATTCAGCAGACCTAGTTTCACTTCCTCAG TCAACAAGAAGACTACCTTTGACGATTAA
- the LOC106423765 gene encoding nucleolin 1-like isoform X2, whose amino-acid sequence MGKKSATKVEAAPVAIKATKPLKKGKREAEDDVDAKVNLKKQKKDVIAAVKKEKAVKKVPKKVESSSDSSDSSDSEEEVKAKKVPAKKAPAKADSSSEESSDDSSSDDEPVVAKKATNGKVAKKTKDDSSSEEESSDDEEVAVTKKPAAAAKNGSVKAKAESSSEEEDSSDEESSDEEPATKKPVAAKKPAAKAKDSSSSDDDDSSEDESEDEKPAAKKAAPATKAASSSESSDEESEDEKPAPKKATTKAAKKDSSSDESESDESESEDEEETPKKKNADVEMVDAEEKQPKTPATPATGGPKTLFAGNLSFQIERSDVENFFKEAGEVVDVRFATNKDDGSFRGFGHVEFATSEDAQKALELHGRALLGRDIRLDLAAERGDRPAYNTPQSGGGNFRSGGGEGQKIFVKGFDSSLPEEDIRQALTQHFASCGEITRVSLPMDRETGASRGIAYIDFKEGAEKAYDLNGTELGGWNIVVDEAKPRDSSGGGGGGGRFSGGGGGRFCSGRGRDSGRGRNGGGRFGRGRDNGGGRGFSRPSFTSSVNKKTTFDD is encoded by the exons ATGGGTAAAAAATCCGCCACCAAA GTTGAAGCAGCACCTGTTGCGATTAAGGCGACCAAACCTCTGAAGAAAG GTAAGAGAGAGGCTGAGGATGACGTGGATGCCAAAGTGAACCTTAAGAAGCAGAAGAAGGATGTGATTGCTGCCGTCAAGAAGGAGAAAGCCGTGAAGAAGGTGCCTAAGAAGGTTGAGAGCTCCTCAGACTCTTCAGATTCTTCTGATTCCGAGGAAGAGGTTAAG GCTAAGAAAGTTCCTGCTAAGAAGGCTCCAGCTAAGGCTGATTCAAGCAGTGAGGAGTCCTCTGACGactcttcttcagatgat GAACCTGTGGTAGCCAAGAAGGCCACTAACGGAAAGGttgcaaagaaaacaaaagatgaCTCATCTTCTGAGGAGGAATCTTCAGATGAT GAAGAAGTTGCTGTTACCAAGAAACCTGCTGCAGCTGCTAAAAACGGCTCTGTGAAGGCCAAGGCAGAGAGCTCCTCTGAAGAGGAAGACTCTTCCGATGAGGAATCTTCTGATGAA GAACCTGCTACAAAGAAACCTGTTGCTGCTAAGAAGCCAGCTGCTAAAGCTAAAGATTCTTCATCTTCTGACGATGATGATTCATCGGAAGATGAGTCTGAGGATGAGAAACCAGCTGCTAAAAAGGCAGCTCCTGCTACCAAGGCTGCAAGCAGTTCAGAATCATCTGATGAG GAAAGTGAAGATGAAAAGCCTGCACCTAAAAAGGCTACCACCAAGGCAGCTAAAAAGGATAGCAGTAgtgatgaatctgaatctgacGAATCAGAGAGTGAAGATGAGGAAGAAACCCCAAAGAAAAAG AACGCTGATGTAGAAATGGTGGATGCTGAGGAGAAACAG CCTAAGACACCAGCAACTCCTGCTACAGGAGGACCCAAGACGCTCTTTGCTGGTAATCTCTCATTCCAGATCGAAAGATCAGACGT TGAAAATTTCTTTAAAGAAGCTGGCGAAGTTGTTGATGTTAGATTTGCTACCAACAAGGATGATGGCAGTTTCAGAGGATTTGGCCATGTTGAGTTTGCTACTTCTGAAGATGCACAGAAG GCATTGGAACTTCACGGTAGAGCCTTACTTGGTCGTGACATTCGTCTTGATTTGGCTGCGGAGAGGGGAGACAGACCCGCATACAACACTCCACAAAGCGGTGGTGGTAACTTCAGAAGCGGTGGTGGTGAAGGTCAAAAAATATTCGTCAAGGGATTCGACTCGTCCCTTCCTGAGGAAGATATCAGGCAGGCATTGACTCAACACTTTGCTTCATGTGGAGAGATCACAAGGGTCTCTCTTCCCATGGACCGTGAAACTGGTGCTTCCAGAGG AATTGCTTACATTGACTTTAAGGAAGGCGCAGAGAAGGCGTATGACCTTAATGGTACTGAGTTGGGAGGATGGAATATTGTTGTCGATGAGGCTAAACCGAGGGACagcagtggtggtggtggcggcggtGGTCGTTTTAGTGGTGGCGGAGGTGGTCGTTTTTGTAGTGGTAGAGGAAGAGACAGTGGGCGTGGTAGAAATGGCGGTGGTCGTTTTGGTAGAGGAAGAGACAATGGTGGTGGCCGTGGATTCAGCAGACCTAGTTTCACTTCCTCAG TCAACAAGAAGACTACCTTTGACGATTAA
- the LOC106419598 gene encoding uncharacterized protein LOC106419598, with protein MVELLWNFVEILLEKLGFARAWIRWVMACISSVSYAVLLNSHSHGFIRPERGIRQGDPLSPFLYILCTEALVNVLNQSKTQGKLHGIKLSSSCPAVHHLLFADDSLRMCDATVSEREEIKSCLKLYGDASGQKIEIQEALGIMKEGSERTYLGLPECFKGSKKDLLNFIKEMLEGRLQGCILHGKELLKQGLYRDIGNGVQSNVWAENWIIDGIPRPPMYREDREVNLALEDSVSWGFTKNAPDNRVLPPLEKKLWNNIWKIKAPSKLKHFFWRSLSGVLAVKERLQTRGIQIDATCQSCGARAESISHVLFPCDKARQMWELANIPIPPAGFSVNSVFLNIFHLVGVMNNNSLEMNIRRAVPWVMWQIWKARNSLVFKNTSLSP; from the exons ATGGTTGAGCTACTATGGAACTTTGTGGAGATTTTATTGGAGAAACTGGGATTTGCAAGAGCTTGGATCAGATGGGTTATGGCTTGTATAAGTTCAGTCTCCTATGCGGTTCTGCTCAACAGTCACTCTCACGGCTTCATTAGACCAGAAAGAGGAATAAGGCAGGGAGACCCGCTATCTCCTTTCCTGTATATTCTCTGTACGGAAGCCTTAGTCAATGTACTGAACCAATCGaaaacacaagggaaactaCATGGCATTAAACTATCCTCTAGTTGTCCAGCAGTTCACCACTTGTTGTTTGCTGATGATAGTCTTCGAATGTGTGATGCTACGGTCAGTGAGAGGGAAGAGATCAAAAGCTGTCTCAAACTCTATGGTGATGCTTCCGGTCAG AAGATTGAAATTCAAGAAGCTTTAGGTATCATGAAGGAAGGCAGTGAAAGGACTTATTTGGGGCTACCAGAATGTTTCAAGGGATCCAAGAAAGACCTTTTGAACTTCATCAAAGAGATGCTAGAAGGTAGACTTCAAGGCTG TATACTACATGGGAAAGAACTACTGAAGCAAGGATTATATCGTGATATTGGGAATGGAGTACAATCCAATGTGTGGGCGGAAAACTGGATAATTGATGGGATCCCTAGACCACCTATGTACAGAGAGGATAGAGAAGTGAACCTTGCGTT AGAGGATTCAGTCAGCTGGGGTTTCACTAAAAACG CCCCTGACAACCGCGTTCTTCCCCCTTTGGAGAAGAAGTTATGGAACAACATCTGGAAGATCAAAGCTCCTTCTAAGCTTAAGCATTTCTTTTGGAGATCTCTATCGGGTGTTCTAGCGGTTAAAGAGAGACTGCAAACTAGAGGGATCCAAATTGATGCGACTTGTCAAAGCTGTGGAGCAAGGGCCGAATCCATTTCCCATGTCCTTTTCCCATGTGACAAAGCGCGCCAGATGTGGGAGCTTGCTAACATACCCATACCTCCAGCTGGGTTCTCTGTGAACTCTGTGTTCCTAAACATCTTCCACCTAGTAGGGGTTATGAACAATAACAGCCTGGAGATGAATATTAGACGGGCAGTTCCATGGGTTATGTGGCAGATTTGGAAAGCTAGGAACTCTTTGGTTTTCAAGAACACATCTTTGTCTCCCTGA